In the genome of Nyctibius grandis isolate bNycGra1 chromosome 18, bNycGra1.pri, whole genome shotgun sequence, one region contains:
- the TRAF4 gene encoding TNF receptor-associated factor 4 translates to MPGYDYKLLERPRRRVLCPLCGKPMREPVRVSTCGHRFCDTCLQEFLSEGVFKCPEDQLPLDYAKIYPDPELEAQVLSLPIRCIHSEEGCRWSGLIKHLQAHLGTCGFNVIPCPNRCSAKLSRRDLPEHIQHGCPKRRVKCEFCAGDFTGEAFEGHQGTCPQESVYCENKCGARMMRRLLSQHALAECPKRTQPCTYCAKEFVFDTIQNHQYQCPRYPVPCPNQCGTASIAREDVPTHLKESCNTAMLLCPFKDAGCKHRCPKLAMGRHLEESTKAHLGMVCALVSRQRQEILELRRDVEELSVSSDGTLIWKIADYARKLQEAKARSNYEFFSPPFYTHKYGYKLQVSAFLNGNGSGESSHLSVYIRVLPGEYDNLLEWPFSYRVTFSLLDQSDPSLSKPQHITETFHPDPNWKNFQKPGASRSSLDESTLGFGYPKFISHEDIKKRNYVRDNAIFIKASVEIPQKILA, encoded by the exons ATGCCGGGCTACGACTACAAGCTGCTGGagcggccgcggcggcgggtgCTGTGCCCGCTGTGCGGGAAGCCCATGCGGGAGCCCGTGCGCGTCTCCACCTGCGGCCACCGCTTCTGCGACACCTGCCTGCAGGAGTTCCTCAG CGAAGGCGTCTTCAAGTGCCCCGAGGATCAGCTGCCGCTGGACTACGCCAAG ATCTACCCCGACCCGGAGCTGGAGGCGCAGGTGCTGAGCCTGCCCATCCGCTGCATCCACAGCGAGGAGGGCTGCCGCTGGAGCGGGCTCATCAAGCACCTCCAG GCCCATCTCGGCACCTGCGGCTTCAACGTCATCCCCTGCCCCAACCGGTGCAGTGCCAAGCTGAGCCGCCGCGACCTGCCCGAGCACATCCAGCACGGCTGCCCCAAGCGCCGGGTCAAGTGCGAGTTCTGCGCCGGGGACTTCACCGGGGAGGCCTTCGAG GGCCACCAGGGCACGTGTCCCCAGGAGAGCGTGTACTGCGAGAACAAGTGCGGGGCCCGCATGATGCGGCGCCTGCTGTCCCAGCACGCCCTGGCCGAGTGCCCCAAGcgcacccagccctgcacctACTGCGCCAAGGAGTTCGTCTTCGACACCATCCAG AACCACCAGTACCAGTGTCCCCGGTACCCCGTGCCCTGCCCCAACCAGTGCGGGACGGCCAGCATCGCGCGGGAGGACGTGCCCACCCACCTCAAGGAGAGCTGCAACACTGCCATGCTGCTGTGCCCCTTCAAGGACGCTGGCTGCAAGCACCGC TGTCCCAAGCTGGCCATGGGCCGGCACCTGGAGGAGAGCACCAAGGCGCACCTGGGCATGGTGTGCGCCCTGGTGAGCCGGCAGCGGCAGGAGATCCTGGAGCTGCGGCGGGACGTGGAGGAGCTGTCGGTGAGCAGCGACGGGACCCTCATCTGGAAGATCGCTGACTACGCCCGCAAGCTGCAGGAGGCCAAAGCCCGCAGCAACTACGAGTTCTTCAGCCCCCCGTTCTACACCCACAAGTACGGCTACAAGCTCCAGGTCTCGGCTTTCCTCAACGGCAACGGGAGCGGCGAGAGCAGCCACCTCTCCGTCTACATCCGCGTGCTGCCGGGCGAGTACGACAACCTGCTGGAGTGGCCCTTCTCCTACCGCGTCACCTTCTCCTTGCTGGACCAGAGCGACCCTTCGCTCTCCAAGCCCCAGCACATCACCGAGACCTTCCATCCCGATCCCAACTGGAAAAACTTCCAGAAGCCAGGAGCCTCGCGCAGCTCCCTGGACGAGAGCACCCTGGGCTTCGGCTACCCCAAGTTCATCTCCCACGAGGACATCAAGAAGCGGAACTACGTGCGGGACAACGCCATCTTCATCAAAGCCTCCGTGGAGATCCCCCAGAAGATCCTGGCCTGA